From the Kitasatospora atroaurantiaca genome, the window GAGTGCACTCCGTCAAGCGCGTAGGGCAGCCGAAAGGTGAACCACATGGCCCACCCAGTCCAGACCGAAGCCGAGGTGCTCTCCAGCACCGCCGAGGGCGCGTACCACCGGCTGGTGCTGCGCGCCCCCGAGGCGGCGCCGCGCGTCCGCCCGGGCCACTTCGCGACCCTGGCGGTCGGCGGGCGGCACTCCTCGATGCTGCTCCGGCGGGCCTTCTCGATCCACCGGGCCGACGTCGAGGCCGGGACGGTCGAGCTGGTGATCGCCGAGCAGGGCCACGGCACTGGGGAGCTGCGCCGGGCCCGGCCCGGCGACCGGCTCGACCTGATCGCTCCGCTCGGCACGCCCTTCCCGCTGCCGGACGGCCCGGTCAGCGCCCTGCTGGTGGCCGCCGGCTACGGCATCGCGCCGCTGCTCGCGCTCGGCGAGGAGATCAAGCGCCGCGGCGGCCAGATCGGGTTCATCCTCGGTGCCCCGACCGTCGCGCAGCTGTACGGGGTCGAACAGGCCCGGGCGCTCACCCAGGACGTCCTGGTGGTCACCGAGGACGGTTCGGCGGGCCTGCCGGGCCCGGTCACCGAGCCGCTCGCCCAGGCCATCAGGGCGATCGACGCGACGGTCGTCCACGCCTGCGGCCCGATGCCGGTGCTCCGGGCCGTCACCGGCATCGCCCTCGACCTCGGGGCGCGCTGCCACACCTCCGTGGAGGAGGCGATGGCCTGCGGCGTCGGCATCTGCATGACCTGTGTTCTGCCGGTGGTCGGCGAGGACGGTGTCAGCCGCTTCGTCCGCTCCTGCACCGACGGCCCGGTCTTCGACGGTGCCCGGGTCCGCTGGAACGACATCGGGACCGTCCCCGCCGATCTCGAAGGCGCCGCCGCGATGGGAGTGAAGGGCTGATGCAGACCGACGACGTCGACCTCAGAGTCCCCTTCGGCGCGCTGACCCTGCCCAACCCGCTCACCACCGCGTCCGGCTGCGCGGGGTACGGGCGCGAGCTGGCCAAGTTCGTCCCGCTGGACGCGCTGGGCTCCGTCACCACCAAGACGATCATGGCGAGCCCGCGCTCCGGCCTCGCCACTCCCCGGATGGCCGAGACGCCGTCCGGCATGCTCAACGCGATCGGGCTGCAGGGCTCCGGCATCGCCTCCTTCGTCAAGCACGAGCTGCCGTGGCTGGCCGAGCGCGGCGCCCGGGTGCTGGTCTCGATCGCGGGGGAGCGGCTGGAGGAGTTCGCCGAGGTCGCCGAGCAGCTCAACGGGCAGCCCGGGGTGATCGGCCTGGAGCTCAACATCTCCTGCCCCAACATCGCCGACCGGGGCCAGGTCTTCGCCTGCAACCCGGCCACCTCCTACGACGTGGTCCGCGCCGTCCGCAAGGTGGCCGAGGCCGGGCTGCCGGTGTACGCCAAGCTCTCGCCGGACGTCACCTCGATCACCGAGATCGCCGCCGCCTGCGTCCAGGCCGGGGCGGACGGCCTCTCGATGATCAACACCTCGCTCGGCATGGCCATCGATCTCGACACCATGCGGCCCGCGGTGGCCGGCGGCACCGGCGGCCTCTCCGGGCCCGCGATCCGCCCGACCGCCATCCGCTGCGTGCACCAGGTGCACGCCGCGATGCTGGCCGGACGCATCCCGCAGGTGCCCATCCTCGGTATGGGCGGCATCCGTACCGGCCGCGACGCCCTGGAGTTCGCGCTGGCCGGCGCGAGCGGCCTGGCCGTCGGCACCGCTCTGTTCAACGACCCGGCCGCCCCGCTGCGCATCCTCGACGAGCTGCGCACCGAGCTGGCGGCCCGAGGTTTCGCCAAGTTCACCGACGCGGTGGGGTTCGCCCACCGTCCCGTCACTGCTGAAAGGCTGTCATGACCCTCGCTCCGTTCGGCGCCCGCCTCCACCACGCGCTCGAGACCCGCGGCCGGCTGTGCGTCGGCATCGACCCGCACGCCTCCCTGCTCGCCGCCTGGGGGCTCGGTGACGACGTCGCCGGGCTGGAGCGGTTCAGCCGGACCGTGGTCGAGGCGCTGGCCGGCGAGGTCGCCGTGCTCAAGCCGCAGGCCGCCTTCTTCGAGCGCTTCGGCAGCCGCGGCATCGCCGTCCTGGAGCAGACCGTCGCCGAGGCCCGCGAGGCCGGTGCCCTGGTGCTGATGGACGCCAAGCGCGGCGACATCGGCTCCACCATGGCCGCGTACGCCGAGACCTTCCTGTCGCCCGCCGGCCCGCTCTTCTCGGACGCGCTCACGGTCAGCCCGTACCTGGGCTTCGGCTCGCTGCAGCCGGCGCTCGACCTGGCCCGGGCCAACGGCGCGGGTGTGTTCGCGCTGGCGCTGACCTCCAACCCGGAGGGCGCCGAGGTGCAGCGTGCGGTGGCGGCCGGCGGGGAGAGCGTGGCCCAGGGCGTCCTGCGCCGGCTCGCGGCCGAGAACGAGGGCGCCGAGCCGCTCGGCTCCTTCGGCGCGGTGGTCGGTGCGACCCTTACCGAGGCCGGGGTCGACCTGGAGATCAACGGCCCGCTGCTCGCCCCCGGCGTCGGCGCGCAGGGGGCGACCGCGGCGGATCTGCCGCGGGTCTTCGGCGACGCCGTCCGCCATGTGGTGCCCAGCGTCAGCCGGGACGTGCTCAAGCACGGGCCTTCGGTGGCGGCGCTGCGCGCGGCCTCGGCGCGGTTCGTCGAGGAGATCAGCGCCGTGGTGAAGTAGTGAGCACCGTCACACTCGCCTGAGAATCTTGGCCCAGGGCCGGTCGTTATGCCCGGAAAAGTCCTGGTCGGCCTTGGCTGACCAGGACTTTTCGTGTTCTTTTCCTGACGCGGGGGCTCAAGTTGGGTAGTGTCCGGCGGTAGGTCATCGAAGGGCTGCGGAAACCGTTGCTCTTGCAGGTCAGAGCCGTTAGGTTCCACTGCAACCGGTGTCCGTGGCACCAACCAGTCATAGCTCATCCCTTCCTTCCACACCCTGAGGTGAACGGCGTGGCTCTTCCGCCCCTTACCCCTGAACAGCGCACCGCCGCGCTCGCCAAGGCTGCCGATGCTCGCCGGAAGCGCGCCGACGTGAAGAACAAGCTGAAGCACTCCGGTGCCTCGCTTCACGACGTGATCAAGGCGGGCAAGGCCGACGACGAGGTCATCGGCAAGATGAAGGTGTCCGCTCTGCTGGAGAGCCTTCCGGGCGTCGGCAAGGTGCGCGCCAAGCAGATCATGGAGCGTCTGGGTATCAGCGAGAGCCGCCGGGTGCGCGGCCTCGGTACGAACCAGATCGCCTCGCTGGAGCGGGAGTTCGGCAGCACCGCCTCCTGAACAACCCCCGGCTCGGCCCCGTGGTCCCCGGATCGTCCGCGATCCGGGATAATCGGTGCATGAGTGAGCGTCCGCGGCTGACCGTGCTCTCCGGCCCTTCGGGGGTCGGCAAGAGCACGGTCGTCGCTCATATGAGGAAGCAGCACCCCGAGGTCTGGCTCTCGGTGTCGGTGACGACCCGCCACCCGAGGCCCGGCGAGAAGGACGGGGTCCACTACTACTTCGTCGACAACGATGAATTCGACAAGCTGATCGCCAACGGCGAGCTGCTGGAGTGGGCCGTCTTCGCCGGCAACCGGTACGGCACGCCGCGCCAGGCCGTGCTGGAGAAGCTGGAGAACGGCGTACCGGTCCTGCTGGAGATCGATCTGCAGGGCGCCCGCCAGGTGCGGGAGTCGATGCCCGAGGCGCTGCTGGTCTTCCTGGCCCCGCCGAGCTGGGACGAGCTGGTCCGCCGGCTCACCGGCCGGGGCACCGAGCCGCAGGACGTCATCGAGAAGCGGCTGGAGGCGGCGAAGGTCGAGCTGGCCGCCGAGACCGAGTTCGACACGACCCTTGTCAACACGTCGGTCGAGCAGGTAGCGGCCGAACTGCTAGCCTTGCTCGGTGTAGCCTGATCAGATCATGTTGATCTGATCAGCATTCTGTCTTTGCCACCCTTTCGGAAGGTTTTCGCGTGTCCTCTTCCATGACCGCGCCCGAGGGCATCATCAACCCGCCGATCGATGAGCTGCTCGAGGCCACCGACTCCAAGTACAGCCTGGTGATCTACGCCGCCAAGCGCGCGCGTCAGATCAACGCGTACTACTCGCAGCTCGGTGAGGGTCTCCTGGAGTACGTCGGCCCGCTGGTCGACACCCACGTGCACGAGAAGCCGCTGTCGATCGCGCTGCGCGAGATCAATGCCGGCATGCTCACCGCAGAGGCCATCGAGGCTGCCTGAGCCTGTCGTCGAAGGGGCCCGTCGGATTCGTTCCGGCGGGCCCCTTCGCTGTGCCGGGGGCCCTGGTGCAGGACGTGTCTGAGGGCATAGTGCAGGCCGTGTCTGAGGGGCCGTAGGGTTGAGGCGATCCGAACCGGAGGAGAGAGCCACACCATGAGCGCGAGTGCCCCACGTGTCGTCCTCGGCGTCAGCGGCGGCATCGCCGCGTACAAGGCCTGCGAGCTGCTGCGGCGGCTGACCGAGTCCGGGCACCGGGTGACCGTGGTGCCGACGGCCGCCGCGATGCACTTCGTCGGCGAGGCCACCTGGGCCGCGCTCTCCGGCCGTCCCGCGGCCACCGAAACCTGGGAGACGGTGCACGAGGTCCCGCACGTGCGGATCGGTCAGAATGCCGACCTGGTCGTGGTCGCCCCCGCCACCGCCGACCTGATGGCCAAGGCCGCCCACGGCCTGGCCGACGACCTGCTGACCAACACGCTGCTCACCGCGCGCTGTCCGGTGGTCTTCGCCCCCGCCATGCACACCGAGATGTGGGAGCACCCGGCCACCCAGGAGAACGTCGCCACGCTGCGCCGCCGGGGCGCGATCGTGCTGGAGCCGGCCGTCGGGCGCCTGACCGGTGTGGACACCGGCAAGGGCCGGCTGCCCGATCCGTCCGAGATCTTCGAGGTCTGCCGCCGGGTGCTCGCCCGCGGCGGTCTGGACACCGACCTGGCGGGCCGTCATGTGGTGGTCTCGGCCGGCGGCACCCGGGAGCCCCTTGACCC encodes:
- the rpoZ gene encoding DNA-directed RNA polymerase subunit omega, yielding MSSSMTAPEGIINPPIDELLEATDSKYSLVIYAAKRARQINAYYSQLGEGLLEYVGPLVDTHVHEKPLSIALREINAGMLTAEAIEAA
- the mihF gene encoding integration host factor, actinobacterial type is translated as MALPPLTPEQRTAALAKAADARRKRADVKNKLKHSGASLHDVIKAGKADDEVIGKMKVSALLESLPGVGKVRAKQIMERLGISESRRVRGLGTNQIASLEREFGSTAS
- the coaBC gene encoding bifunctional phosphopantothenoylcysteine decarboxylase/phosphopantothenate--cysteine ligase CoaBC, whose translation is MSASAPRVVLGVSGGIAAYKACELLRRLTESGHRVTVVPTAAAMHFVGEATWAALSGRPAATETWETVHEVPHVRIGQNADLVVVAPATADLMAKAAHGLADDLLTNTLLTARCPVVFAPAMHTEMWEHPATQENVATLRRRGAIVLEPAVGRLTGVDTGKGRLPDPSEIFEVCRRVLARGGLDTDLAGRHVVVSAGGTREPLDPVRFLGNLSSGKQGYALAATAAARGARVTLLSANAELPDPAGVDVVRVSTALQLREAALKAVVDADVVVMAAAVADFRPAEYATGKIKKVEGVDPAPVALVRNPDILAEISAHRARPGQLVVGFAAETDDVLANGRAKLARKGCDLLVVNEVGGGKAFGQDTNAAVVLGADGTEVTIPDGPKESLADAVWDEVAARLG
- the pyrF gene encoding orotidine-5'-phosphate decarboxylase, producing MTLAPFGARLHHALETRGRLCVGIDPHASLLAAWGLGDDVAGLERFSRTVVEALAGEVAVLKPQAAFFERFGSRGIAVLEQTVAEAREAGALVLMDAKRGDIGSTMAAYAETFLSPAGPLFSDALTVSPYLGFGSLQPALDLARANGAGVFALALTSNPEGAEVQRAVAAGGESVAQGVLRRLAAENEGAEPLGSFGAVVGATLTEAGVDLEINGPLLAPGVGAQGATAADLPRVFGDAVRHVVPSVSRDVLKHGPSVAALRAASARFVEEISAVVK
- the gmk gene encoding guanylate kinase: MSERPRLTVLSGPSGVGKSTVVAHMRKQHPEVWLSVSVTTRHPRPGEKDGVHYYFVDNDEFDKLIANGELLEWAVFAGNRYGTPRQAVLEKLENGVPVLLEIDLQGARQVRESMPEALLVFLAPPSWDELVRRLTGRGTEPQDVIEKRLEAAKVELAAETEFDTTLVNTSVEQVAAELLALLGVA
- a CDS encoding dihydroorotate dehydrogenase electron transfer subunit, which translates into the protein MAHPVQTEAEVLSSTAEGAYHRLVLRAPEAAPRVRPGHFATLAVGGRHSSMLLRRAFSIHRADVEAGTVELVIAEQGHGTGELRRARPGDRLDLIAPLGTPFPLPDGPVSALLVAAGYGIAPLLALGEEIKRRGGQIGFILGAPTVAQLYGVEQARALTQDVLVVTEDGSAGLPGPVTEPLAQAIRAIDATVVHACGPMPVLRAVTGIALDLGARCHTSVEEAMACGVGICMTCVLPVVGEDGVSRFVRSCTDGPVFDGARVRWNDIGTVPADLEGAAAMGVKG
- a CDS encoding dihydroorotate dehydrogenase; translation: MQTDDVDLRVPFGALTLPNPLTTASGCAGYGRELAKFVPLDALGSVTTKTIMASPRSGLATPRMAETPSGMLNAIGLQGSGIASFVKHELPWLAERGARVLVSIAGERLEEFAEVAEQLNGQPGVIGLELNISCPNIADRGQVFACNPATSYDVVRAVRKVAEAGLPVYAKLSPDVTSITEIAAACVQAGADGLSMINTSLGMAIDLDTMRPAVAGGTGGLSGPAIRPTAIRCVHQVHAAMLAGRIPQVPILGMGGIRTGRDALEFALAGASGLAVGTALFNDPAAPLRILDELRTELAARGFAKFTDAVGFAHRPVTAERLS